From Campylobacter lari, one genomic window encodes:
- the pglD gene encoding UDP-N-acetylbacillosamine N-acetyltransferase — translation MDTTKSIYIYGSSGHGLVCADVARNLGYEKIIFLDDNKGLKYHSNLEKHDMFIAIGANSIREKLFKKAKDDGFRLVNLIHKSAIISPSAFLDDEGILIMPNVVVNAKASIAKGVILNTACVIEHECFVDEFSHISVGAKLTGNVKIGKRCFLGVNSSVIPCISLNDDITLGAGAVVVKNLTSKGIYAGVPAKKIKEVK, via the coding sequence ATGGACACAACTAAAAGTATTTATATATATGGTTCTAGTGGGCATGGTTTAGTCTGTGCTGATGTAGCTAGAAATTTAGGATATGAAAAAATCATCTTTTTAGATGATAATAAAGGCTTAAAATATCACTCCAATTTAGAAAAACACGATATGTTTATTGCTATTGGCGCAAACTCTATTAGAGAAAAACTTTTCAAAAAAGCAAAAGATGATGGATTTAGATTAGTTAATTTGATACACAAAAGTGCTATTATTAGCCCAAGTGCTTTTTTAGATGATGAGGGTATTTTAATCATGCCAAATGTCGTAGTTAATGCTAAAGCTAGTATTGCAAAAGGTGTGATTTTAAATACTGCTTGTGTGATTGAGCATGAGTGTTTTGTAGATGAGTTTAGCCATATTAGCGTTGGAGCTAAACTAACAGGAAATGTAAAAATAGGAAAGCGTTGTTTTTTAGGAGTTAATTCAAGTGTTATTCCTTGTATAAGTTTAAATGATGATATAACTTTAGGAGCAGGAGCAGTTGTAGTTAAAAACTTAACTTCTAAAGGCATTTATGCTGGAGTTCCTGCTAAAAAAATAAAGGAGGTAAAATGA